One stretch of Tribolium castaneum strain GA2 chromosome 5, icTriCast1.1, whole genome shotgun sequence DNA includes these proteins:
- the mEFG1 gene encoding elongation factor G, mitochondrial codes for MILLQHIKIAKTVSNTFLQRSPHIPKHVFRAKNDFTKYAEHKPIEKIRNIGISAHIDSGKTTLTERILYYTGRIETMHEVKGKDNVGATMDSMELERQRGITIQSAATYTLWKDHNINIIDTPGHVDFTVEVERALRVLDGAILVLCAVGGVQSQSLTVNRQMKRYNVPCLAFINKLDRMGADPNRVLTQMRSKMNHNAAFIQLPIGLEGDCKGVIDLIQRKALYFEGNFGDQIRIDEIPKDMRSESEERRHELIEHVSNVDEVLGEMYLEERPITENDIKGAIRRSCLKRSFTPVLVGTALKNKGVQPLLDAVLEYLPNPGEVSNYALREKEGSEPEKVLLNPDRNNDKGFIALAFKLEAGKFGQLTYMRCYQGMLKKGDSIYNARTQRKVRVARLVRLHSNNMEDVNEVYAGDIFALFGVDCASGDTFVIDHKMGLSLESIFVPEPVVSMSINPVNNKDRDNFSKAVARFTKEDPTFHFFFDNDNKETIVSGMGELHLEIYAQRMEREYNCPVVLGKPKVAFRETLVSPCTFDYLHKKQSGGQGQYARVTGVLEPLPPHKNTLLEFVDETVGTNVPKQFIPGVRRGFLTMAEKGLLCGQKLSGLKFRLQDGAHHIVDSSELAFFLAAQGAIKEVFENGVWQVLEPIMSVEITAPDEFQGNIMTQLNKRHGIVTGTEGKDGWFTLYAEVPLNEMFGYAGELRSNTQGKGEFSMEYSRYSPCLPEVQNKLIEEYERSMGIVPDKDKKKKKN; via the exons ATGATTCTTTTACAACACATCAAGATCGCCAAAACTGTGTCAAATACGTTCCTCCAGCGCTCGCCGCACATACCAAAA CACGTCTTCAGAGCCAAAAACGACTTTACCAAATATGCGGAGCACAAACCGATTGAAAAAATTCGGAATATCGGTATTTCCGCTCACATTGATTCGGGTAAAACGACCCTCACCGAGCGAATTCTGTACTACACCGGCCGCATTGAAACGATGCACGAAGTGAAGGGGAAGGACAACGTGGGGGCGACCATGGACTCGATGGAGCTGGAACGGCAGAGAGGCATAACGATTCAGTCCGCCGCCACGTACACACTGTGGAAAGACCACAATATCAACATAATCGACACTCCCGGTCACGTTGACTTTACCGTTGAAGTGGAGCGAGCTTTGCGGGTCCTGGACGGGGCTATCCTTGTCCTGTGTGCCGTCGGGGGCGTCCAGAGCCAGTCGCTGACCGTCAACCGCCAAATGAAGCGCTACAACGTGCCTTGCTTGGCCTTCATCAACAAACTGGACCGCATGGGGGCTGACCCGAACCGGGTTCTGACCCAAATGCGCTCCAAAATGAACCACAACGCCGCCTTCATCCAGCTCCCAATCGGGCTCGAGGGCGACTGCAAGGGGGTGATTGACCTGATCCAGAGAAAAGCGCTTTATTTCGAGGGCAATTTCGGGGACCAGATCCGCATCGACGAAATCCCCAAAGACATGCGGAGCGAGAGCGAGGAGCGCCGACACGAACTGATCGAGCACGTGTCCAACGTCGACGAGGTCTTGGGCGAGATGTATTTGGAAGAGCGCCCCATCACCGAGAACGATATTAAGGGGGCTATCAGGCGCAGCTGCTTGAAGCGGAGCTTCACCCCCGTTTTGGTGGGGACGGCTCTGAAAAACAAGGGGGTGCAGCCGCTCCTCGATGCCGTTTTGGAGTACCTTCCGAACCCGGGCGAAGTCTCTAACTACGCTCTGAGGGAGAAGGAAGGGTCTGAACCTGAGAAGGTTCTCTTGAACCCGGATCGTAACAATGATAAGGGGTTCATTGCTCTGGCGTTCAAGCTCGAGGCTGGAAAATTCGGCCAGTTGACCTACATGAGGTGCTATCAAGGTATGTTGAAAAAGGGCGACTCGATTTACAATGCTCGGACCCAGAGGAAGGTCAGAGTGGCGCGGTTGGTTCGCCTGCACTCGAATAATATGGAGGACGTGAATGAGGTGTACGCGGGTGATATTTTCGCCCTGTTTGGGGTCGATTGTGCCAGTGGTGACACTTTCGTGATTGACCACAAGATGGGGCTATCACTAGAATCGATTTTCGTGCCGGAACCAGTGGTTTCAATGTCGATAAACCCGGTCAATAACAAGGATCGTGACAATTTCTCCAAAGCTGTGGCTCGGTTCACTAAAGAGGATCCGACTTTTCACTTTTTCTTCGATAATGACAATAAGGAGACCATCGTTTCCGGAATGGGCGAGCTCCACTTGGAGATATACGCCCAGAGGATGGAGCGCGAGTACAACTGTCCCGTGGTCTTGGGCAAGCCCAAAGTGGCCTTCCGGGAGACCCTAGTCTCCCCCTGCACCTTCGACTACCTCCACAAAAAGCAATCCGGGGGCCAAGGCCAATACGCCCGAGTTACCGGAGTGTTGGAACCGCTCCCCCCACACAAAAACACTCTCCTTGAGTTTGTGGACGAGACGGTTGGGACCAATGTGCCTAAGCAGTTCATTCCCGGAGTCAGGCGGGGGTTCCTGACCATGGCCGAAAAGGGGCTGCTCTGTGGTCAGAAACTGTCCGGTTTGAAGTTCCGGCTTCAAGACGGTGCGCATCACATTGTTGACTCTAGTGAACTGGCGTTCTTTTTGGCCGCTCAAGGGGCTATTAAGGAGGTGTTCGAGAATGGGGTTTGGCAGGTGCTTGAGCCGATCATGTCCGTGGAAATTACGGCGCCGGATGAGTTTCAAGGGAATATTATGACACAGTTGAATAAAAGGCACGGGATTGTCACGGGGACTGAGGGCAAAGATGGCTGGTTTACGTTATATGCTGAAGTTCCCTTGAATGAAATGTTTGGCTATGCGGGAGAGTTGAGGTCCAACACGCAAGGGAAAGGGGAATTTTCGATGGAGTACAGTCGGTATTCGCCGTGCTTGCCTGAAGTGCAGAATAAATTGATTGAGGAGTACGAGAGGAGTATGGGGATTGTGCCCGACAAGgataagaaaaagaagaagaattGA